The following proteins come from a genomic window of Eisenibacter elegans DSM 3317:
- a CDS encoding PAS domain S-box protein has protein sequence MKQIRGIRLLFRKNAVTARLFWLFFVLFVMYLSAASVMWVRVGEINAKAKNIRQKSLLISNYSLRLNIAIGRGVYFAQNNLITEDILSITTYQQLWGNQVIPLADSLVNTAATLQSLDLQQRVQQLREDIILLQGEIDRFLNTPRNNTTRLRQTDNRINILFKNINKELVDIYQLEEESVRTDITEIENESWRIIYVSLLVVFVIILVGVIASNLIISRVNKGMRTIDEYLKILIGGNIPTEAIDQQVYELSVIDQSLSRLTRRFQRLKVFAEEVSQGYYNTEAIVFDNEGELGQIIASMRNSLHQISIENSERNWINEGFAKFSEILRYDDQDSQGFYDRIIAAIVDYLDINQGGIFTVESKTISEGEGRNQTTRQEHYMRLQAAYAFQRHKFLQKQIAEGEGLVGRAWRERDKVYLTEIPEDYAHITSGLGGSRPKSILIMPLISNEQVFGVLELAAFEVLPAYKIQFVERVSESIAIAIAKAQTDANNRRMMNESNVMLTQMRIQERQFKKIVEQLQRSEKETKHARMELESERAALDQVFSIAEIDKNGRFRTVNDVLKRLSGYSQQELIGQHFEILLGDAKNSIELSRRHWTQVLDGQILKSEFVRFNKNGKPFWMYEVVYPVIDTEGKVEKIYSIGYDITKQKEQEMEIKRQLEELQEAEEQAHFEIAQLKLEYETRLGEKEKQLQELKKQVNID, from the coding sequence ATGAAACAGATTCGTGGGATACGTTTGTTATTTCGGAAAAATGCCGTTACAGCGCGGCTTTTCTGGCTGTTTTTTGTCTTATTCGTTATGTATCTCAGTGCGGCTTCGGTCATGTGGGTACGGGTAGGAGAAATCAACGCCAAAGCCAAAAACATACGCCAAAAAAGCTTGCTGATTAGCAATTACAGCCTCCGGCTGAATATTGCGATTGGGCGCGGGGTGTATTTTGCCCAAAACAACCTCATTACCGAAGATATTCTAAGCATAACAACCTACCAACAACTATGGGGCAACCAAGTCATCCCCTTGGCCGACTCGCTTGTCAATACAGCCGCAACGCTACAGAGCCTCGACCTCCAGCAGCGCGTCCAACAGCTCCGCGAAGATATTATTTTGCTCCAAGGTGAGATAGACCGTTTCCTCAATACCCCCCGCAACAATACCACCCGCCTTCGACAAACAGACAACCGCATCAATATCCTCTTCAAAAATATCAACAAAGAACTGGTCGACATTTACCAACTCGAAGAAGAAAGTGTACGGACAGATATTACTGAAATCGAAAACGAAAGCTGGCGCATCATCTATGTCTCGCTCTTGGTAGTGTTTGTGATTATCTTGGTAGGGGTGATTGCCTCCAACCTCATTATCAGCCGTGTAAACAAAGGCATGCGTACTATCGACGAATACCTCAAGATATTGATTGGTGGCAATATCCCTACCGAGGCTATCGACCAGCAAGTCTATGAGCTTTCGGTGATAGACCAAAGCCTATCCCGACTGACACGGCGCTTCCAACGCCTCAAAGTATTTGCCGAAGAAGTAAGCCAGGGCTATTACAACACCGAAGCCATTGTGTTTGACAATGAGGGGGAGCTAGGGCAAATCATCGCTTCTATGCGCAATAGCCTCCACCAAATTTCTATCGAAAACAGCGAACGCAACTGGATTAACGAAGGTTTTGCCAAGTTTAGTGAAATCTTACGTTATGATGATCAAGACTCTCAGGGCTTTTATGATCGTATCATTGCCGCCATTGTAGATTATTTGGACATCAACCAAGGGGGGATTTTCACGGTAGAATCTAAAACCATTAGCGAAGGCGAAGGCCGCAATCAAACAACCCGCCAAGAGCATTATATGCGCCTACAGGCAGCCTATGCTTTTCAAAGACATAAATTTTTGCAAAAACAAATCGCCGAAGGCGAAGGCCTCGTCGGCAGGGCTTGGCGCGAACGCGATAAGGTATACCTCACCGAAATACCTGAAGACTACGCCCACATCACCTCGGGCTTGGGCGGCTCACGCCCTAAGAGCATCTTGATTATGCCTCTTATCAGCAACGAGCAAGTTTTTGGTGTATTAGAGTTAGCCGCCTTTGAGGTACTCCCTGCCTACAAAATTCAGTTTGTGGAGCGTGTCAGCGAGAGTATCGCCATCGCTATTGCCAAGGCCCAAACGGATGCCAACAACCGCCGTATGATGAACGAGTCAAATGTAATGTTGACCCAAATGCGCATCCAAGAACGTCAGTTCAAGAAAATTGTGGAGCAGCTCCAACGCTCCGAAAAAGAAACCAAGCACGCCCGTATGGAGCTAGAAAGCGAACGTGCCGCCCTAGACCAAGTGTTCTCTATTGCCGAAATCGATAAGAATGGGCGATTCCGCACCGTCAATGATGTGCTCAAGCGCCTGTCGGGGTATAGCCAACAAGAACTCATCGGCCAACACTTTGAAATACTGCTCGGAGATGCCAAAAATAGCATAGAACTGAGCCGCAGACACTGGACTCAGGTGCTGGATGGCCAAATACTCAAAAGCGAGTTTGTTCGCTTCAACAAAAACGGCAAACCTTTCTGGATGTATGAGGTCGTTTATCCAGTAATAGATACAGAGGGAAAGGTCGAAAAAATATACTCTATCGGCTATGACATCACCAAGCAAAAAGAACAAGAGATGGAAATCAAACGCCAGCTCGAAGAACTGCAAGAGGCCGAAGAACAAGCCCACTTTGAAATCGCTCAGCTCAAACTAGAGTATGAAACCCGCTTGGGAGAAAAAGAAAAACAATTGCAGGAGCTCAAAAAACAAGTCAATATCGACTAA
- a CDS encoding TRAP transporter substrate-binding protein: MNEPSRRRFIRQTALSGAALAAAGLGACQSNSSPAEKQVNIQTSDKKYQWRMVTTWPPKFPVLGEGLELLSQWVREASGGRLEIKVYGGGELVPILECFDAVSQGAAQMASGVSYYWAGKAPAAQFFAAIPFGLNAQQMNAWLINGGGLALWEELYANFNLIPFPGGNTGMQMGGWFRKEIKTAADLKGLKMRIPGLGGKVLAKAGGTAVLSPATELYTNLERGIIDATEWIGPYHDYLMGFYNVAKYYYYPGWHETGPTLEVFVNKKQMEALPLDLQAILRAAIYRLNLWTLGEFEAKNNFYLNKLIREEGVQLRAYPKPVLDTLYTHTQTVLEELTSKDPFSKKVYASLERFRQDIRPWSEITEKVFYNQIQR, from the coding sequence ATGAACGAACCCTCTCGCCGTCGATTTATCCGCCAAACAGCCCTGAGCGGCGCTGCCTTGGCTGCCGCAGGCTTGGGCGCGTGCCAGAGCAACAGCAGCCCCGCCGAGAAACAAGTCAATATCCAAACCTCCGACAAGAAGTACCAATGGCGGATGGTAACTACTTGGCCGCCCAAATTCCCCGTATTGGGAGAAGGCCTAGAGTTGTTGTCGCAATGGGTTCGGGAGGCTTCTGGCGGGCGGCTCGAAATCAAAGTATACGGCGGTGGAGAGCTAGTGCCGATTTTGGAGTGTTTTGATGCTGTCAGCCAAGGCGCAGCACAGATGGCCAGCGGCGTTTCGTATTATTGGGCAGGCAAAGCCCCCGCTGCGCAGTTTTTTGCAGCCATTCCTTTTGGGCTTAATGCCCAACAAATGAACGCTTGGCTCATCAATGGCGGCGGGCTGGCGCTATGGGAAGAACTGTATGCCAACTTTAACCTGATTCCTTTTCCCGGGGGCAATACCGGAATGCAGATGGGCGGATGGTTTCGGAAAGAAATCAAAACAGCTGCCGACCTCAAAGGACTGAAAATGCGCATCCCCGGCCTCGGCGGTAAAGTTTTGGCCAAGGCTGGCGGTACGGCAGTGCTCTCTCCGGCTACCGAGCTGTATACCAACTTAGAGCGGGGTATCATTGATGCCACAGAGTGGATAGGCCCCTATCACGACTACCTGATGGGCTTCTATAATGTGGCCAAGTACTACTACTACCCCGGCTGGCACGAGACCGGCCCTACCCTCGAAGTCTTTGTCAACAAAAAACAAATGGAAGCCCTACCACTTGACCTACAGGCCATCCTGCGGGCTGCTATCTATCGCCTAAACTTGTGGACTTTGGGTGAGTTTGAGGCCAAAAACAATTTCTACCTCAACAAACTCATCCGCGAAGAAGGAGTCCAATTGAGGGCCTACCCCAAGCCGGTGCTCGATACCCTGTACACCCATACCCAAACTGTATTGGAAGAACTAACCTCCAAAGACCCTTTCAGCAAAAAGGTCTATGCTTCGCTAGAGCGCTTCCGCCAAGATATTCGGCCTTGGAGCGAAATTACAGAAAAGGTTTTCTACAATCAGATCCAACGCTAA
- a CDS encoding SIR2 family NAD-dependent protein deacylase: MHNHQTTQVLVQEAREYLAQAEVLLINTGAGMSADSGIPTYRGNNGLWGQLEGERQGDIRHLMTPAYILEHPLYMWRRFAKGYRRSLSIDPHEGFAWLKAYVEQRDLPHFCITSNVDGLFAKAGFDPIHIYEIHGSGAFWQCSRPCQPTYWKANFRFDPEAPRLELSDLPHCPNCGALARPNVLLFQDDTFVRERVEAQKQVWERFLDLHAHKRWVALEIGAGIHIKAIRAFSQRLMRQQEALVIRINPDYPEIEAPHIGLPLTALDAIKQLMIYDLGLTI, from the coding sequence ATGCACAACCACCAAACAACTCAGGTACTTGTTCAAGAAGCTAGGGAATATCTGGCGCAAGCCGAGGTATTGTTGATCAATACTGGCGCAGGGATGAGTGCCGACTCCGGAATCCCAACCTACAGGGGCAACAACGGTTTGTGGGGGCAGCTCGAAGGGGAGCGCCAAGGCGATATCCGACACCTAATGACTCCGGCCTACATCCTCGAACACCCGCTGTATATGTGGCGTAGGTTTGCCAAGGGCTACCGTCGTAGTCTCAGTATTGACCCGCACGAGGGCTTTGCTTGGCTCAAAGCCTATGTCGAACAGCGAGACTTGCCTCACTTCTGCATCACCTCCAATGTCGACGGCTTGTTTGCCAAGGCTGGTTTTGATCCTATACACATCTACGAAATACACGGTAGCGGTGCTTTTTGGCAGTGTAGTAGGCCTTGCCAACCCACCTACTGGAAGGCAAACTTCCGGTTTGATCCAGAGGCTCCAAGGCTTGAACTCTCAGACCTTCCACATTGTCCTAACTGTGGAGCCTTAGCTCGACCCAATGTCTTACTCTTCCAAGACGACACGTTTGTCAGGGAAAGGGTAGAAGCACAAAAACAAGTTTGGGAACGTTTTTTGGACCTACACGCCCATAAGCGCTGGGTGGCGCTCGAAATTGGGGCTGGCATCCACATCAAAGCAATCAGGGCTTTTAGTCAGCGACTGATGCGCCAACAAGAAGCCTTAGTCATACGCATCAACCCTGATTACCCCGAAATAGAAGCCCCACATATAGGCTTACCCCTTACGGCTCTCGACGCAATAAAACAGCTTATGATTTACGATTTGGGACTTACGATTTAA
- a CDS encoding alpha/beta hydrolase family protein, which produces MLHTSYNNLVLRSPSDGRPFTLDIQHQDGAKKRPLVLFVHGFNAFKDWGHFPLITEYLAEAGFVAVRMNLSRNGTTLLRPQQIVDLQAYGNDLFSVDLDDIGAAIDFLTQAERPFAAALDASKVALIGHSRGGALVLLKAGEDARIKAVATWAAIKSSRHFWTPANIAEVEKNGVVYVHNGRTKQQLPLYKAYYQDVLDNAERLDVEAAVRRLRIPVLFAHGTADTSVPVDFAHELHRWKPDSRLLLIPEAAHTFGGYHPYDQTSLPPLAEQLCAATADFFRQVLV; this is translated from the coding sequence ATGCTACATACCTCATACAACAATCTCGTATTACGCTCTCCGAGTGACGGACGGCCTTTTACGCTAGACATACAACACCAAGACGGAGCAAAAAAACGCCCTTTAGTGCTTTTTGTACATGGTTTCAATGCCTTCAAAGATTGGGGACACTTCCCTCTGATAACGGAGTATTTGGCCGAAGCTGGCTTTGTGGCTGTGCGGATGAATCTTTCGCGCAACGGAACAACCCTACTACGCCCCCAACAGATAGTAGACTTGCAGGCTTATGGCAACGATTTGTTTTCGGTAGATTTGGATGATATTGGTGCAGCCATTGATTTTTTAACACAAGCAGAGCGGCCTTTTGCCGCTGCCCTCGATGCTTCGAAGGTAGCACTGATAGGCCATAGCCGTGGGGGAGCCTTGGTATTGCTCAAGGCAGGCGAAGATGCTCGTATCAAGGCTGTGGCTACTTGGGCGGCTATCAAGTCAAGCCGGCATTTTTGGACTCCCGCCAACATCGCAGAAGTAGAAAAAAATGGGGTAGTCTATGTGCACAATGGGCGCACCAAACAGCAACTGCCCCTTTACAAGGCTTATTACCAAGATGTGTTAGACAATGCCGAGCGACTAGACGTGGAGGCAGCAGTGAGGCGTTTGCGTATTCCTGTGCTATTTGCCCATGGCACTGCGGATACCTCTGTGCCGGTGGATTTTGCCCACGAGTTACATCGCTGGAAGCCCGACAGCCGCCTGCTGCTTATTCCGGAGGCAGCCCATACTTTTGGGGGATATCACCCCTACGACCAGACTTCCTTGCCGCCTTTGGCTGAGCAGCTATGTGCTGCTACGGCAGATTTCTTTCGACAGGTGTTAGTTTAG
- a CDS encoding SDR family NAD(P)-dependent oxidoreductase: protein MSRSKKYALITGASAGIGKALAVACAQQGRNVILVALPGALLEEAAREIQTQYSVKVQYYGIDLSSQGAALEIYQWCKQERLSVDLLINNAGMGAAGAFDEFDYRFYETMLQLNVMTLVLLTRLFLDDLKAQPKAGIINLGSAASFFDVPYKLVYSSSKSFIYSFSRALRQELRGSNIQVTVVCPGGVNTSPEVMQRTKEAGKFAEAMLLEPSFVAEKALSALAKGRAVSTPGFIGTVYRWASWIVPYNLQMRWLSAIFSKSKKNTPVKAVPEGLQAPNAALMPQPVEITNSQKQALN, encoded by the coding sequence GTGTCTAGAAGCAAAAAATATGCGCTCATTACCGGCGCTAGTGCGGGTATTGGCAAAGCCCTCGCCGTCGCTTGCGCACAACAAGGCCGAAATGTCATTTTGGTCGCGCTGCCGGGAGCGCTTTTGGAAGAGGCAGCCCGCGAAATTCAGACCCAATACTCCGTAAAAGTACAGTACTACGGCATTGACTTGAGTAGCCAAGGAGCAGCGCTCGAAATATACCAGTGGTGCAAACAAGAGCGGCTGTCTGTAGACTTGCTCATCAACAACGCCGGTATGGGTGCCGCCGGAGCCTTCGATGAGTTTGATTACCGTTTTTATGAGACGATGCTCCAGCTCAATGTGATGACCTTGGTGCTGCTCACACGCCTATTTTTAGATGATCTCAAGGCACAACCCAAGGCCGGTATCATCAACCTTGGCAGTGCGGCATCGTTTTTTGATGTGCCTTATAAGCTGGTCTATTCTTCAAGCAAGAGCTTCATCTACTCCTTCTCTCGCGCCCTACGCCAAGAGCTGCGGGGCAGCAATATCCAGGTAACCGTTGTGTGTCCGGGAGGGGTCAATACCAGCCCCGAGGTGATGCAACGCACCAAAGAGGCCGGTAAATTTGCAGAGGCGATGTTGTTAGAGCCTTCTTTTGTAGCCGAAAAAGCGCTCAGCGCTCTTGCCAAAGGCAGGGCTGTATCTACTCCAGGGTTTATTGGTACGGTATACCGCTGGGCGAGCTGGATAGTACCCTACAACCTACAGATGCGCTGGCTGTCGGCGATCTTCTCCAAAAGCAAGAAAAATACGCCTGTAAAGGCTGTTCCTGAAGGGCTCCAAGCACCCAATGCAGCGCTGATGCCACAGCCCGTAGAAATCACTAATTCTCAAAAACAGGCTCTAAACTAA
- a CDS encoding SDR family oxidoreductase, with protein sequence MNIFVVGATGYVGLPLCEALLAAGHQVRALCRSEAKAAPLKALGITCISGDLSDVESLRRGMEGCQQAYHLAAFASAWHKNPQVFYDINVQGTLNVLEAALSTGLEKVVLTSTAGVIGASPSAQSSVHEASNPNVQPTTLYEITKLKAEREAIAFANRSGLAVTIVNPSRIYGPGQLTESNAATKLIKRCYEGKWRILPGNGESMGNYVYIDDVVQGHLQAMQYGQSGHRYILGGENVSFKEFFGLIRELSPHNKRLYKLPVPIMMGFAHSQLLMAEWFGRHPLIIPAFVRKYNYHWNLSSQKAIQELGYQITPLRQGVMQTIEWFNQNQYERV encoded by the coding sequence ATGAATATATTTGTTGTAGGTGCTACCGGCTATGTAGGACTACCCTTATGTGAGGCGCTGCTCGCCGCCGGTCATCAAGTACGAGCGCTTTGCCGCTCTGAAGCCAAAGCCGCCCCGCTCAAAGCCTTAGGCATCACCTGTATCAGCGGGGACTTGTCGGACGTAGAGAGCCTGCGTCGTGGGATGGAAGGCTGTCAACAAGCCTATCATTTGGCCGCTTTTGCCTCGGCTTGGCACAAAAACCCGCAGGTGTTTTATGACATCAATGTTCAAGGGACGCTCAACGTGCTCGAAGCCGCCCTAAGTACTGGGTTGGAAAAGGTCGTTTTGACTTCTACAGCAGGGGTGATTGGCGCTTCGCCTTCCGCTCAAAGCAGCGTACACGAAGCCAGCAACCCTAACGTACAACCCACCACCCTATACGAAATCACCAAGCTCAAGGCCGAGCGTGAGGCCATCGCCTTTGCCAACCGTAGCGGTCTAGCGGTTACGATTGTCAACCCCAGCCGTATCTATGGCCCCGGACAACTGACTGAAAGCAATGCCGCTACCAAGCTCATCAAGAGGTGTTATGAAGGTAAATGGCGCATTCTGCCCGGCAATGGAGAGAGTATGGGCAATTATGTTTACATAGATGATGTGGTACAAGGCCACTTACAGGCGATGCAATATGGCCAAAGTGGGCATCGTTATATCTTGGGTGGAGAAAATGTGTCGTTCAAGGAATTTTTTGGCCTGATTCGTGAACTCTCTCCCCACAACAAACGTCTTTACAAGCTGCCTGTGCCTATTATGATGGGATTTGCCCACAGCCAACTGCTAATGGCCGAGTGGTTTGGCCGTCATCCGCTCATTATCCCTGCTTTTGTTCGCAAATACAATTATCATTGGAATCTCAGCAGCCAAAAGGCTATACAGGAGCTTGGGTATCAGATTACCCCCCTGCGTCAAGGCGTGATGCAAACAATCGAATGGTTCAATCAAAATCAGTACGAACGTGTCTAG
- a CDS encoding SLATT domain-containing protein — protein MSQTTDPTNPNPEEDPIQAFARQFEDSSTTNPDQSSGSVDQDPFQALASAAGEGQQAIPPPEGFGQQSTPGQSCPYCQNTLGVGMAGGGSAQQHFGMPYQALDTSAIQQLLAAAQQNYGATATTRQYREHLDSGKSDIRQLADELLGKKDRVPVEDPEERAEIERKIKFLQEEIAKMHKLYDRRRHKTRLGALFFRLISTALAALVTILLGINITGVLATHEIILGLKVDWFINTIALVISAFLTVLSDLRAFYDSDALRAKYTETSYKLSQIRALLEYLTLGGAFVTLDEVNRIKYAFDKILEDTANYAVKVSLDDLEQDRTSSQYSSIR, from the coding sequence ATGAGCCAAACAACAGACCCTACCAACCCCAATCCTGAAGAGGATCCAATACAGGCATTTGCCCGCCAATTTGAGGATAGTTCGACAACCAATCCCGATCAAAGCTCTGGGAGTGTAGACCAAGACCCTTTCCAAGCCCTTGCCTCGGCTGCCGGTGAAGGGCAGCAGGCCATTCCTCCTCCGGAAGGGTTTGGCCAACAAAGCACCCCCGGCCAAAGCTGCCCATACTGCCAAAATACACTCGGGGTAGGGATGGCTGGCGGCGGCAGTGCACAACAACATTTTGGGATGCCGTATCAAGCCCTCGATACGTCGGCCATACAACAACTACTGGCAGCAGCACAGCAAAACTATGGGGCTACCGCCACCACAAGGCAATACCGCGAGCACCTTGACTCCGGCAAGAGCGACATCCGCCAACTGGCCGACGAACTCTTGGGCAAGAAAGACCGTGTTCCTGTAGAAGATCCTGAAGAGCGCGCTGAGATTGAGCGGAAGATTAAATTCTTACAAGAAGAAATAGCTAAAATGCATAAGCTCTACGACCGCCGCCGACACAAAACTAGGCTCGGAGCATTATTCTTCAGGCTGATTTCTACCGCTTTGGCGGCCTTGGTTACGATTCTGTTGGGGATTAATATTACCGGAGTCTTGGCCACACACGAAATTATTCTGGGTCTGAAGGTAGACTGGTTTATCAATACCATAGCCTTGGTCATCAGTGCATTTCTGACTGTATTGAGCGATTTACGCGCTTTTTATGACTCGGATGCATTGCGCGCCAAATACACCGAAACCTCGTACAAACTCTCCCAAATACGCGCCCTACTCGAATACCTCACCCTGGGGGGTGCCTTTGTTACCCTCGACGAGGTCAACCGTATCAAGTATGCCTTTGATAAAATATTGGAAGATACCGCCAACTATGCCGTAAAGGTCAGCCTCGATGATCTGGAGCAAGACCGCACCTCTTCCCAATATAGCAGTATTCGCTAA
- the clpB gene encoding ATP-dependent chaperone ClpB, which produces MNLNKYTIKAQELIQKSTQIAAGHQHTAVEAAHLLQAMLQEGEDGIKFLLQKMQINPTHLQQKLESILQLFPRNNGEPFWANSMGNVFRQAEKIAQEQKDEFIAAEHLLWAMLRGNDRTASLLKETGVTEEALQKGIHELRGGQKVNDPNAEAKYKSLERYSKNLNDLAKKGKLDPVIGRDDEIRRVLQILSRRTKNNPMLLGEPGVGKTAIVEGLAQRIVEGDVPENLQSKQIVSLDMGLLVAGAKYKGEFEERLKAVIKEVIDSDGEIILFIDEIHTLIGAGAGGDSAMDAANLLKPALARGELHTIGATTLKEYQKYIEKDKALERRFQAVMVEEPDVQDAISILRGLKEKYELHHGVRIKDDAIIASVELSNRYISERFLPDKAIDLMDEAAAKLRIEIDSMPEELDEVQRKLMQLEIEREAIRRENDQNKENQLSQEIAELQEKRNTLRGRWLQEKQIILDIRQAKETIERLKLEAEQAERQGDYGRVAEIRYGLLLQTEKELAEAQAQLAERQTNGAMLQEEVTAEDIAEVVARWTGIPVSKMLQSEREKLLLLEQELGKRVAGQQQAIQAVSDAVRRSRAGLQDPKRPIGSFLFLGSTGVGKTELAKALAAFLFNDENALVRIDMSEYQERHAVSRLIGAPPGYVGYDEGGQLTEAIRRRPYAVVLLDEIEKAHPDVFNILLQVLDDGRLTDNKGRTANFKNTIIIMTSNMGAELIQQQWNGLDELPPEEVFERLEHTKEAVFELLKRNIRPEFLNRIDETVMFQPLNKKYLREIVGIQFAEIQARLTENGITLLADDRVLDTLAAMGYDPQFGARPLKRVLQKHILNELSKEILAGKIRKESAVRIEMDEYDRISFVNQD; this is translated from the coding sequence ATGAACTTGAACAAATATACCATCAAAGCTCAGGAGCTGATTCAAAAATCCACACAAATTGCTGCAGGCCATCAGCATACAGCTGTAGAAGCGGCTCACTTGCTTCAGGCGATGCTCCAAGAAGGAGAGGACGGGATAAAGTTTTTGCTACAAAAAATGCAAATTAACCCCACACACCTACAACAGAAATTAGAAAGTATTTTGCAGTTGTTTCCCCGTAACAACGGAGAGCCTTTTTGGGCCAATAGTATGGGCAATGTGTTTCGGCAGGCTGAAAAAATAGCCCAAGAGCAAAAGGACGAGTTTATTGCCGCAGAGCATCTGCTTTGGGCGATGTTGCGAGGCAATGACCGTACGGCCTCTCTGCTCAAAGAAACAGGCGTAACAGAAGAGGCGCTCCAAAAAGGTATCCACGAGCTGCGCGGTGGGCAAAAAGTAAACGACCCCAATGCCGAGGCCAAATACAAGTCCTTGGAGCGCTACTCCAAAAACCTCAATGATTTGGCCAAAAAAGGCAAACTCGACCCCGTCATTGGCCGCGACGATGAAATCCGGCGGGTACTACAGATTCTCTCCCGACGTACCAAAAACAACCCGATGCTGCTCGGTGAGCCGGGAGTGGGCAAAACAGCTATCGTAGAAGGGCTCGCACAGCGGATTGTAGAAGGCGATGTACCCGAAAACTTGCAGTCAAAGCAGATTGTCTCCCTCGATATGGGCTTGCTCGTAGCCGGAGCAAAGTACAAAGGGGAGTTTGAAGAGCGTCTCAAGGCTGTCATCAAAGAAGTGATTGACTCTGACGGGGAAATAATCCTCTTTATCGACGAGATACACACCCTTATTGGTGCCGGCGCAGGGGGCGATAGCGCCATGGATGCGGCCAACCTACTCAAGCCCGCGCTGGCACGTGGAGAGCTGCATACCATCGGCGCTACTACGCTCAAAGAGTATCAAAAATACATTGAAAAAGATAAGGCGCTGGAGCGTCGCTTTCAGGCCGTTATGGTCGAAGAACCAGATGTGCAAGATGCCATCTCAATCCTGCGCGGACTGAAAGAGAAGTATGAGCTACACCACGGCGTACGCATCAAGGACGATGCCATCATCGCTTCTGTAGAGCTGTCCAACCGCTACATCTCTGAGCGGTTCTTGCCCGACAAGGCCATCGACTTGATGGACGAGGCCGCCGCCAAACTCCGTATCGAAATCGACTCTATGCCCGAAGAGCTAGACGAAGTGCAACGCAAGCTGATGCAGCTCGAAATCGAACGGGAGGCCATCCGCCGTGAGAATGACCAAAACAAGGAAAATCAACTCAGCCAAGAGATTGCCGAGCTACAAGAAAAACGCAACACACTGCGTGGGCGCTGGCTACAAGAGAAACAGATAATTCTTGATATTCGTCAGGCCAAGGAAACCATCGAACGCCTCAAGCTTGAAGCTGAACAGGCCGAACGCCAAGGTGACTACGGGCGCGTGGCCGAAATACGCTATGGCCTCCTGCTCCAAACTGAAAAAGAGTTGGCCGAAGCACAAGCACAATTGGCTGAGCGCCAAACCAATGGCGCTATGCTCCAAGAGGAGGTAACGGCAGAGGATATTGCCGAGGTGGTCGCCCGTTGGACAGGCATCCCTGTCAGCAAGATGCTCCAAAGCGAGCGCGAAAAACTCCTCCTACTGGAACAAGAGTTGGGCAAGCGCGTAGCCGGACAGCAGCAGGCCATCCAAGCTGTATCAGATGCTGTGCGCCGCAGCCGTGCCGGCCTACAAGACCCCAAGCGCCCCATAGGCTCCTTCCTCTTCTTGGGTAGCACTGGGGTAGGCAAAACAGAGCTAGCCAAGGCTCTGGCTGCCTTCCTCTTCAATGACGAAAATGCACTTGTGCGCATCGATATGTCTGAGTATCAGGAGAGGCACGCCGTGAGCCGCCTGATAGGAGCGCCTCCGGGATACGTAGGTTATGACGAAGGCGGGCAACTTACCGAGGCCATCCGCCGCCGACCTTACGCTGTCGTGCTCTTAGATGAGATTGAAAAAGCACATCCCGATGTGTTCAATATCCTCTTGCAGGTGCTCGACGATGGCCGCCTGACCGACAACAAAGGACGTACGGCCAACTTCAAAAACACCATCATCATCATGACTTCCAATATGGGAGCTGAGCTCATCCAACAACAATGGAACGGGCTAGACGAGCTGCCCCCCGAAGAGGTGTTTGAGCGCCTAGAACATACCAAAGAAGCCGTATTCGAGTTGCTCAAACGCAACATCCGGCCTGAGTTTTTGAACCGCATCGACGAGACGGTCATGTTCCAACCTCTCAACAAAAAGTATCTGCGCGAGATAGTAGGCATTCAGTTTGCCGAAATACAAGCTAGGCTGACTGAAAATGGCATTACCCTCTTAGCCGACGACCGCGTGCTCGACACCCTTGCCGCTATGGGCTATGACCCTCAATTTGGGGCGCGTCCACTCAAGCGGGTGTTGCAAAAGCACATCCTGAACGAACTCTCGAAAGAAATTCTGGCCGGCAAAATCCGCAAAGAGTCTGCCGTACGGATTGAAATGGATGAGTATGACCGTATTTCTTTTGTAAATCAGGACTAA